The genomic segment GTCTGATGAAACAGGATTTTCTGTATCTATGGCTTTGGCCAATCCTTTCATTAATTGACATTTACCATTACATTGTAGTTTGGGTTTGTCTTTGTTTTCACAAAGTACTTTGCTAATGTATTCATAGTTAATAAGATAATCTACAACCGGGAGAATTGGCTTTAGAAATAAGGCGATTAATACTATGAATATCATTTTTTTCACGATGCAAAATTAATCAATAATCCATTTATATTTTAATTTATTGCCTACTATTTTTTGAAATAGATTTGCCAAAGTAGTATTGTAATAAAATTATGAAAAAGGGATTAATTCAAAAAAAGTTGAGAATGCTATTTTTTAGCATGTAATAAAAAACCGCAGATTCGCAGATTAATGATAATCTGCGAATCTGCGGTTTCATTTTTAAAATTAAAAAGTTTTAGACACTTTTTCAATGGCTTGAATCGTAACATCTAAATCTTCGTAAGTCAACGCATCAGTAATAAACCAGGTTTCGTATGCAGATGGCGCAATATAAATTCCTTCTTGCAACAAACCATGGAAGAATTTCTTGAAGGTATCATTATCTCCTTTGGCAGCTGATTGAAAATCAACTACAGGATTGGCATCAAAATGAACCGAAATCATAGAACCTACTCTATTAATGGTAAAAACAACATTATTCGCTTTTAAAACACGGTCAATTCCTGCCGCTAAATACGCGGTCTTTTCTTCCAATCGTTGAAAAATTGCAGGGTCGTTATTCAAAGCTTGTAACATCGCTAATCCAGCAGCCATAGCCAATGGATTTCCAGACAAAGTTCCGGCTTGATAGACTGGACCTAATGGTGCTAAATGATTCATAATTTCAGATCGAGCTGCAAATGCTCCCACTGGCAAACCGCCTCCAATTACTTTTCCGAAACAAACAATATCCGCTTGAATACCATACAATTCTTGCACACCGCCTTTTGCCAAACGGAAGCCGGTCATCACTTCGTCAAAAATCAACTGAATGCCATTCTCAGTACACAATTGGCGTAAGCCTTCTAAAAATCCTTTTTGTGGCGGAATACAACCCATATTTCCTGCAACAGGCTCCACAATAATGGCGGCAATTTCATTTTTATTGGCCTCAATTAAAGTCGCTACATTTTCTAAATCATTGTAACGAGCCAATAAAGTATCTTTGGCTGTACCTTCGGTTACTCCAGGACTATTGGGCGAACCAAAAGTAATGGCTCCACTTCCTGCCTGAATTAAAAACGAATCCGAATGACCGTGATAACAACCTGCAAACTTGATAATTTTATCTCTTTTAGTATAACCACGCGCTAATCGGATGGCACTCATACAGGCCTCCGTTCCTGAATTTACAAAACGAATTTTATCAATATTCGGCACCATCGAAACCGCTAAAGCAGCAATTTGCGTTTCTAATTCGGTAGGCATACCAAACGAAGTTCCCAATTTGGCTTTAGCCACAACTGCATCTACTACAGGTTCAAATGCATGACCCAACACCATTGGTCCCCATGAATTGATATAATCAATTAATCGGTTACCGTCTTCGTCATACAAATAGGCACCTTTAGCACTTTTTACAAAAATAGGAGTTCCTCCCACCGCTTTAAATGCTCTCACAGGTGAGTTTACACCTCCTGGAATTACTTTTTCGGCTTCAGCAAACAGCTGACTGCTTCTTTGGTATATCATTGTTATTGAATTTTGTATTTATTTTAATCGAAGTTTTTGACCCACATAAAGTGAGTTATCGATTATGTTATTTTTTTGTTTTACGGTTTCTACATCCAAATTAAACTTCTTGGCAATAGAAAATAAAGTATCTCCTTTTTGTACTTCGTACTCCCCTTGAGCTTGACTATCAGCAACGGGGGCCGACTCCATTTTCTTTTTGTTTAAAGTAAATTTTTTGCCCAAAACCTGACTATCGAATTGGTATAACTCATAACTTTCAATGTAGGATATTAACTTCTGAGGATAGTTTGGGTCAGTGGCATAGCCTGCTAATCGCAATCCTTTTGCCCAAGCTTCATAATCATCTTTTGGCAATTCAAATAAAGTAGCATAGCGATTTCTTCCTGTTAAAAATGTGGCATGATCTTTAAAGGATTCTGAAGGATCATTGTATTTCCTAAAACATTCCTGAGCCGCATCATCATCTTTCAATACACTTTCACCTTTCCAATCATTATGGCATTTGATCCCAAAATGATTATTAGCAGTTACCGCTAGCGAGCTTTTCCCAGCACCCGATTCCAAAATCCCTTGGGCTAGAATTATACTCGCTGGAATACCATAATTTTTCATATTGCTCATTGCTACATCTTTGTAATTGGCAATATAGTCATTGACCGTTCCATTCACCGTAATGGGTTTCGTAGGTTTTGATACGGTGGTTTTTTTGTTTCGATTCGAATTGTAACGATCGTCTTTTTGAGTGACTATCACCGATTTCTTAGCATGACAACCCACCAAAAGTAGTAATACGAAAACAAGAGCTATTTTTTTAATCATGAGTATGTAGTATTGGTACACCTTTATTTTTTAATTTTAAATTCATGCCTTGAATCCCTTGCAGGCCTCCGGTATGAATTAATAGAATTTTTGAATTTTTAGGAAAGTAGTTTTTCTCAATTAAATCCACTATCCCAAAAACCATTTTCCCGGTGTAAATCGGATCTAGAGGAATTTTAGTTTTTTCTAAAAATCGGTTAATAAAATCAACCAAGACCGTATTTACTTTTCCATATCCTCCAAAATGATAATCGGTTATTAATTCCCAATTTTCATTTTGCACAAAATTACGAATTTCATCTTGTAAAAAGTCCCCTTTTAGCGCAGGAAATCCTAAAATTTTTTGATGTGGTAATGCACTATTTATAATACCCGAAATTGTCCCGCCAGTTCCAATGGCACAAGCCACATAATCAAAGATACCATCTTCTTGAGTCAATATCTCTTCACACCCTTTTATAGCAAGTGCATTTGTTCCTCCCTCAGGAATTAGATAAAATGACTCGAATTTAAGCTTCAATTGTTCCAAAAAAGCAGCTTCCGTTTTCAAACGATAGTCCTCTCTGGAAACAAATTCGAATTGCATTCCACATTCTTGAGCAAATTTAAGCGTAGGATTAGACGCTATTTTGTCTGCTAATTCATCCCCACGAATGATTCCTATAGTTTGAAATCCATTTTCTCTTCCTGCATAGGCGACAGCCGCAATATGATTGGAATAAGCTCCTCCAAAAGTTAATAGTGTCGTTTGGCTTTCGGCTTTTGCTTGAAGCAAATTGTACTTTAATTTTCTGAATTTATTGCCTGACACAAATGGATGAATCAAATCTTCTCGTTTCATAACAAGAGAAATTCCGTTTGGTAAATCGATGGCAATAGATTGATTCAAAAAAATTGAAATATAAAATGTTAATTATTTAGTAAGAATTACAATGACCTCTATTTAATTTATAAATTTGTTTACAAACTAATTACTGTATACAATTGATTTATGGATAGGCAAAGTAATGAAAATAAATTAACAGCAGAAGAAGATTTCTATTACACCCCTGAAGGATATAAATGTTTTACGGAAAAATTCCATCTCAAACGTGGATATTGCTGCAAAAGCGGTTGTCGACATTGTCCTTACGGGTTTGATAAAAAAACGAACACCATTCGGAAAAAATAAATTTTAGGCATATTAATTGATTATTATTTAATAATTAAAAATTATATAATTATGAAAACAATACGATTATTTTCGATTTTTCTCCTCTTTACGATAGTATCTTGTGGTCCTATGGTAAGTATTAGTGCAGATTATGATACCAATGTTGACTTTTCAAAATACAAAAGTTACGCTTATTACAAACCAGGAATCGATAAAGTAGAAATTTCTGATTTAGACAAACGAAGAATTTTAAGAGCTATTGACGAAAAAATGCTTGAGAAAGGATTTGTAAAAAGCGAAACATCTGATCTTTTGATTTCTATATTCACAAAGTCTCGTGAACAGGTAAATGTAAATCAGTTCAATACTGGCTGGGGATGGGGTCTTGGCTGGGGTTGGGGCTGGGGTTGGGGTTGGAATCCATTCATGATGGGTGGTCAACAAACCGCAGTATCTACTTCTACCGAAGGAACCTTATATATCGATTTTATCGATGCTACTAAAAAAGAATTGATTTGGCAAGGAGAAGGTTCTGGCGTATTAACAAAGAATAGCCCAAAAAAGGAACAACGAATTAAAGAATTTGTAACTACTATTCTATCCCAATACCCGCCAACAATAAGTAAATAAATACCAACCTCCTTAATTGGAGGTTTTTTATTAAAAATACAATCAAAAGAAAGAAACAAATTGTATTTTTGAATTAAAATTAATAAACAATGAATCTTTTTGACGAAGCCGTAATTGCCCAACAGCAACTTCAAAGTGTAATTTCTCCTACGCCATTACTAGAAAACAGTATTCTTTCTGAAGAATTTGCTGCTACTATTTTGTTGAAACGAGAAGATTTACACAAAGTAAGATCTTATAAGATTAGAGGTGCGTTTAATAAAATTAATTCGTTAACCCCCTCCGAAAAAGAGCAAGGTATTGTGTGTGCTAGTGCTGGAAACCATGCGCAAGGCGTGGCTTTTTCCTGTAATATGTTGCAAATTAAAGGCAAAATTTACATGCCTAAAACCACTCCAAAACAAAAAATCAAACAAGTTCAACTATTTGGTAAATCGTATATCGAAATTGAACTAATTGGAGACACCTTTGATGACGCTTACGCTAAAGCCGTCACCGATGCAAAAGAAGCTAACAAAATTTTCATTCATCCATTCAATGATTATAAAGTTATTGCAGGACAAGCTACTGTTGGATTAGAAATTTTAGAATCACATAAAGAACCTATCGATTATGTTTTTGTCCCTATTGGAGGCGGAGGTTTATCGGCTGGACTATCCACTGTTTTTGAAAAATTAAGTCCAAATACTAAAATTATTGGGGTAGAACCTGAAGGTGCTCCAACAATGAAAACTGCTATAGCAGCTGGAAATAATGCCCCTCTAGCCTCAATTGATAAGTTTGTTGATGGCGCTGCAGTAAAGCAAGTGGGAGATTTGACTTTCGAAATATGTAAAAATTATCTTGATGATATCATTTTAGTTCCTGAAGGAAAAGTGTGTACAACCATTTTGCGTTTGTACAACGAAGAGGCCATGGTAGTAGAGCCTGCGGGGGCTTTAACTATCGCCGCTTTGGATTTTTACAAAGATAAAATTAAAGGAAAAACCGTTGTTTGTATCGTGAGTGGTAGTAACAATGATATAGAACGAACTGCTGAAATTAAAGAACGTTCTTTATTATATGAAGGTTTAATGCATTATTTTATTATCCAATTTCCACAAAGACCTGGTTCACTCAAAGAATTTGTTAGTGAGATATTAGGCCCGGAAGATGATATCACCTATTTTCAGTTTACTAAAAAGAACAATCGAGAATCAGCTCCAGTTGTCGTGGGATTAGAATTGAAAAACAAAAATGACATTCACGCCATTAAATCGAAAATGACAGAAAGAGGCTTTCAATACAATTACATCAACGAAAAACAAGATCTATTCAATCAATTGATTGGATAATTAAAACTGTACCGTTGGGTAATTTTCCTGTAATTTCGTGATTTTTTCTTGCAGTTTTGACAAGAATTTTTGATGACTTTCGGATGTTGGATTAAAGGGTTTGTGCAACAAACTCTTTTGTATAGCATCAATATCATCTAATGTAGACAATACCGTTTCAGAAATGGCAGTAGCTTTAAATCGTTGCCAAATATAATCTATTGCCATGGTGCTTGGATGCAATAAATCTTCTCCATAAAAACGATAATCACGCAATTCATCCATTATAATTTCATAGGCCGGAAAGTAATAGGCTTTGTCCAACAAATGATCCGAAAGTAAATTCTGTAAAGCTGTTATCAAATGGGCTTTACTTCGTTGATTTTCCACAAAACCATCCTTGATATGTCGTACTGGCGAAATGGTAAATACAAACGAACAATTGGGATTCAATTTCCGAATAGCATCTACCGTGTTTTGCATTGAAATTTCTATTGATGCTACTGATAGAATACGTTTGTCAAAATGCGATTGTGGCATTTTATGACAATTTGCCACTACAGCTCCTGATTTTTTTTCTTGATACACCCATGATGTTCCGTAAGTGATCATTACATGAGTGGCTTCTTTAATTTTTTGATGAGTCAATTCTAATTTTGCATTAAGACCCTCTAAAAACTCCAGTTTATTGTCAGAACTCAAATCAGAATGGACTTCATAACAATGAAACCGTTCGTTATGAAAAAAAATATCCTCTTCAGTAAACTTGATTTGATTGACAGCTCGAACGATTAATTTTTCAATAGATACTGGATTAAAAATTATCCCAAACGGATTAGTCGTATTATTAAATTTAAAATAGTCTAATTTCCCTCCCATGTTCACTGCAAAGCATGACCCTAAAGACAACATACTAGCATTGAAGTCAATTGGATTGGTTGAATTTGGAATAGGTATAGGAGTAGTGAATTTCATTTTCTGTATTTTGTTACTACAATGTACGATTTTTTTATAACTAATTGCGACATAACTTCAACTATTCTACTTCATAACAAAGCCCTTAAAAAGAAGTACTTTAAAAGGGCTTAAATGAACTATTGTAGTATATTATTTTATGAAATCAACTGCTTTAGATAAAGCCTCAGCAATTCCAGCTACATTTTTTCCACCGGCAGTAGCAAAGAACGGCTGTCCTCCTCCTCCACCTTGAATAAATTTACCTAACTCACGAACTACTTGTCCGGCATTCAGGTTTTTAGCAGCTACTAATTCTTTCGAAATATAGCAAGTTAACATCGGTTTGTCTTCTTCGGCTGTAGCCAAAACTAAAAACAGATTAATACCTAAATTACCTAATTCGTAAGCCAAATCTTTAGCACCCTCTGGATTTAATTCGACTTGTGTAGCCAAGAATTGAACGCCATTTACTTCTTGTATTTGGGGAGCCAAACTCGCTTTCAAATGTTTCACTTTGTCTTTCATCAAAGCTTCAATTTGTTTTGCCAATTTCGCATTTTCGTCTTGCAAATTATGAACGGCTTTCAATATATC from the Flavobacterium ammonificans genome contains:
- the hemL gene encoding glutamate-1-semialdehyde 2,1-aminomutase, whose product is MIYQRSSQLFAEAEKVIPGGVNSPVRAFKAVGGTPIFVKSAKGAYLYDEDGNRLIDYINSWGPMVLGHAFEPVVDAVVAKAKLGTSFGMPTELETQIAALAVSMVPNIDKIRFVNSGTEACMSAIRLARGYTKRDKIIKFAGCYHGHSDSFLIQAGSGAITFGSPNSPGVTEGTAKDTLLARYNDLENVATLIEANKNEIAAIIVEPVAGNMGCIPPQKGFLEGLRQLCTENGIQLIFDEVMTGFRLAKGGVQELYGIQADIVCFGKVIGGGLPVGAFAARSEIMNHLAPLGPVYQAGTLSGNPLAMAAGLAMLQALNNDPAIFQRLEEKTAYLAAGIDRVLKANNVVFTINRVGSMISVHFDANPVVDFQSAAKGDNDTFKKFFHGLLQEGIYIAPSAYETWFITDALTYEDLDVTIQAIEKVSKTF
- a CDS encoding glucosaminidase domain-containing protein translates to MIKKIALVFVLLLLVGCHAKKSVIVTQKDDRYNSNRNKKTTVSKPTKPITVNGTVNDYIANYKDVAMSNMKNYGIPASIILAQGILESGAGKSSLAVTANNHFGIKCHNDWKGESVLKDDDAAQECFRKYNDPSESFKDHATFLTGRNRYATLFELPKDDYEAWAKGLRLAGYATDPNYPQKLISYIESYELYQFDSQVLGKKFTLNKKKMESAPVADSQAQGEYEVQKGDTLFSIAKKFNLDVETVKQKNNIIDNSLYVGQKLRLK
- a CDS encoding 1-aminocyclopropane-1-carboxylate deaminase/D-cysteine desulfhydrase gives rise to the protein MNQSIAIDLPNGISLVMKREDLIHPFVSGNKFRKLKYNLLQAKAESQTTLLTFGGAYSNHIAAVAYAGRENGFQTIGIIRGDELADKIASNPTLKFAQECGMQFEFVSREDYRLKTEAAFLEQLKLKFESFYLIPEGGTNALAIKGCEEILTQEDGIFDYVACAIGTGGTISGIINSALPHQKILGFPALKGDFLQDEIRNFVQNENWELITDYHFGGYGKVNTVLVDFINRFLEKTKIPLDPIYTGKMVFGIVDLIEKNYFPKNSKILLIHTGGLQGIQGMNLKLKNKGVPILHTHD
- a CDS encoding DUF5522 domain-containing protein, producing the protein MDRQSNENKLTAEEDFYYTPEGYKCFTEKFHLKRGYCCKSGCRHCPYGFDKKTNTIRKK
- a CDS encoding DUF4136 domain-containing protein — protein: MKTIRLFSIFLLFTIVSCGPMVSISADYDTNVDFSKYKSYAYYKPGIDKVEISDLDKRRILRAIDEKMLEKGFVKSETSDLLISIFTKSREQVNVNQFNTGWGWGLGWGWGWGWGWNPFMMGGQQTAVSTSTEGTLYIDFIDATKKELIWQGEGSGVLTKNSPKKEQRIKEFVTTILSQYPPTISK
- the ilvA gene encoding threonine ammonia-lyase IlvA, with the protein product MNLFDEAVIAQQQLQSVISPTPLLENSILSEEFAATILLKREDLHKVRSYKIRGAFNKINSLTPSEKEQGIVCASAGNHAQGVAFSCNMLQIKGKIYMPKTTPKQKIKQVQLFGKSYIEIELIGDTFDDAYAKAVTDAKEANKIFIHPFNDYKVIAGQATVGLEILESHKEPIDYVFVPIGGGGLSAGLSTVFEKLSPNTKIIGVEPEGAPTMKTAIAAGNNAPLASIDKFVDGAAVKQVGDLTFEICKNYLDDIILVPEGKVCTTILRLYNEEAMVVEPAGALTIAALDFYKDKIKGKTVVCIVSGSNNDIERTAEIKERSLLYEGLMHYFIIQFPQRPGSLKEFVSEILGPEDDITYFQFTKKNNRESAPVVVGLELKNKNDIHAIKSKMTERGFQYNYINEKQDLFNQLIG
- a CDS encoding GSCFA domain-containing protein, which gives rise to MKFTTPIPIPNSTNPIDFNASMLSLGSCFAVNMGGKLDYFKFNNTTNPFGIIFNPVSIEKLIVRAVNQIKFTEEDIFFHNERFHCYEVHSDLSSDNKLEFLEGLNAKLELTHQKIKEATHVMITYGTSWVYQEKKSGAVVANCHKMPQSHFDKRILSVASIEISMQNTVDAIRKLNPNCSFVFTISPVRHIKDGFVENQRSKAHLITALQNLLSDHLLDKAYYFPAYEIIMDELRDYRFYGEDLLHPSTMAIDYIWQRFKATAISETVLSTLDDIDAIQKSLLHKPFNPTSESHQKFLSKLQEKITKLQENYPTVQF